One Haloterrigena salifodinae DNA window includes the following coding sequences:
- the secF gene encoding protein translocase subunit SecF, whose translation MGYFDVPDRSYTRYSNRQLAAVPLAVLAVALLVLTGTFLMTGAPVPLGMDFAGGSELTIQTTSSQEEIANAFDEEPESIQSVSAPDSQNQYVIQFTSTDLESLSQQAEQNLEQDGDADIVQLQSTVSGSFGKQTQRTALLGVAVAFVGMSVITFLLFRTFVPSIAIVLSAFSDLVIPLAFMTVADISLSLGTVAALLMLIGYSVDSDILLNNHILRRQGDFYESTHRAMRTGITMTVTSMAAMLVMGIAAGLFGVELLSSIGIVLFVGLAADLMNTYMLNLSLLRWYKFEGVRS comes from the coding sequence ATGGGGTATTTCGACGTACCGGACCGTTCCTACACCCGGTACAGCAACCGCCAACTCGCGGCGGTGCCGCTTGCGGTACTCGCGGTTGCATTGCTCGTTCTCACCGGCACGTTCCTCATGACGGGCGCGCCGGTGCCGCTGGGGATGGACTTCGCCGGCGGTTCCGAACTGACTATTCAGACGACCTCCTCCCAGGAAGAGATCGCGAACGCCTTCGACGAGGAACCCGAGTCGATTCAGTCGGTTTCCGCGCCCGACTCCCAGAACCAGTACGTCATCCAGTTCACCTCGACCGACCTCGAGTCGCTGAGCCAGCAGGCCGAGCAGAACCTAGAGCAGGACGGCGACGCGGACATCGTCCAACTCCAGTCGACGGTGTCGGGGAGCTTCGGGAAACAGACCCAGCGGACGGCGCTGCTGGGCGTCGCCGTGGCCTTCGTCGGGATGAGCGTCATCACCTTCCTGCTGTTTCGGACGTTCGTGCCGTCGATCGCCATCGTCCTCTCCGCGTTTTCGGACCTGGTGATCCCGCTGGCGTTCATGACGGTCGCCGACATCTCGCTGTCGCTGGGGACCGTCGCCGCCTTGCTGATGTTGATCGGGTACTCGGTCGACTCCGACATCCTGTTGAACAATCACATCCTGCGTCGCCAGGGTGACTTCTACGAGAGCACCCACCGCGCGATGCGCACCGGGATCACGATGACGGTAACGTCGATGGCGGCGATGCTCGTCATGGGCATCGCCGCGGGACTGTTCGGCGTCGAGTTGCTCTCGTCGATCGGGATCGTCCTCTTCGTCGGACTCGCGGCCGACCTGATGAATACGTACATGCTCAATCTGAGTCTGCTTCGTTGGTACAAGTTCGAGGGGGTTCGATCATGA
- a CDS encoding DUF5812 family protein, with translation MTEQTSTFVVTHAESESAVIRDVETAQVHTLGSNPGLEIHDVLEATVAPEPPLEVTWQVVDVADRRSIELVDSDLSPTQHEKELADDADVGDLIQKERAGTGEIHVFRVPEDEVESAAQDVLEDEETIARAARLEAVRVEVRRSADDGVLSVRYLPD, from the coding sequence ATGACCGAACAGACGAGCACGTTCGTCGTCACCCACGCCGAGAGCGAGTCGGCCGTCATCCGCGACGTCGAGACCGCCCAGGTCCACACGCTCGGCTCGAACCCCGGCCTCGAGATCCACGACGTCCTCGAGGCGACCGTCGCCCCCGAGCCGCCCCTGGAGGTTACCTGGCAAGTGGTCGACGTCGCCGACCGACGGTCGATCGAACTGGTCGACAGCGACCTCTCGCCGACCCAACACGAAAAAGAACTGGCCGACGACGCCGACGTCGGCGACCTGATTCAGAAGGAGCGGGCCGGCACCGGCGAGATCCACGTCTTTCGCGTGCCCGAAGACGAGGTGGAGTCGGCGGCCCAGGACGTCCTCGAGGACGAGGAGACCATCGCGCGGGCGGCCCGACTCGAGGCGGTCCGCGTCGAGGTCCGCCGGTCGGCCGACGACGGCGTGTTGAGCGTGCGGTACCTGCCAGACTGA
- a CDS encoding preprotein translocase subunit SecD, with the protein MTSPVTFVKDHWRLLLLVVFITGSMVSLFVPGGVMGGNDYVETQDSGATNLEYGLDLEGGTRISAPVTGMTAEDIDAGAVRDNGSVDQARLTEIERTLYDETGLETGNVRVSVDDDGNAHAELFTENVSEEEFAAALTEAGVEVDPNEDIRKGVTAETRQQMVDTIQSRINAAGLSGGNVYESARLGGGYYIVTEAPDMGADELRELLAERGIVEVQAYHPTEDGNHTNETVLSGDDIAKVDPPEINQDTGETVVPVQVDSNAAPEFQSRLNELGFTDPNVGVQQCGLRGDGESINFDHEGERYCLLTVIDGEVVDAHSMGPRLARSMQAGSWENDPTFQMGAQSAQQGQALSVNLQSGSLPAPLEFSEAQTYSLSPALAEQFKLYSLVIGALAVITVSGVVFLRYRNPRVAAPMIVTAMSEVLILLGFAALIRMPLDLSHVAGFIAVVGTGVDDLVIIADEVMEQGDVSSRRVFESRFRKAFWVIGAAAATTIIAMSPLAVLSLGDLRGFAIITILGVLVGVLITRPAYGDILQRLLTDK; encoded by the coding sequence ATGACCAGCCCGGTCACGTTCGTCAAAGACCACTGGCGGCTGCTGCTGTTGGTCGTCTTCATCACCGGTTCGATGGTCTCCCTGTTTGTCCCCGGCGGCGTCATGGGGGGCAACGACTACGTCGAGACCCAGGACAGCGGGGCGACGAACCTCGAGTACGGACTTGACCTCGAGGGCGGGACGCGGATCAGCGCCCCCGTCACCGGGATGACCGCCGAGGACATCGACGCCGGCGCCGTCAGGGATAACGGCAGCGTCGATCAGGCACGGCTTACGGAAATCGAGCGAACGCTGTACGACGAAACCGGCCTCGAGACGGGGAACGTCCGCGTCAGCGTCGACGACGACGGAAACGCCCACGCCGAGCTGTTCACCGAGAACGTGAGCGAGGAGGAGTTCGCCGCCGCGCTCACCGAAGCCGGCGTCGAGGTCGATCCCAACGAGGACATCCGAAAGGGCGTGACCGCGGAGACGCGCCAGCAGATGGTCGATACGATCCAGTCGCGAATCAACGCGGCCGGCCTCTCTGGTGGCAACGTCTACGAATCGGCCAGGCTCGGCGGCGGCTACTACATCGTCACCGAGGCGCCGGACATGGGCGCCGACGAGCTTCGAGAGCTGCTCGCCGAGCGAGGGATCGTCGAAGTGCAGGCCTACCACCCGACCGAGGACGGCAACCACACGAACGAAACGGTCCTGAGCGGAGACGATATTGCGAAAGTCGATCCGCCAGAAATCAACCAGGACACCGGGGAAACCGTCGTTCCCGTTCAGGTCGACAGCAACGCCGCGCCAGAGTTCCAGTCGAGGTTGAACGAACTCGGCTTCACCGACCCGAACGTCGGTGTCCAGCAATGTGGGCTCCGCGGTGACGGCGAGAGCATCAACTTCGACCACGAGGGAGAGCGGTACTGTCTGCTCACGGTCATCGACGGCGAAGTCGTCGACGCCCACTCCATGGGCCCCCGTCTCGCGAGGTCGATGCAAGCCGGTTCCTGGGAGAACGATCCCACGTTCCAGATGGGCGCACAGAGCGCCCAGCAGGGCCAGGCGCTCTCGGTGAATCTCCAGTCCGGTTCGTTGCCCGCGCCGCTCGAATTCAGCGAGGCCCAGACCTACTCGCTGTCGCCGGCGCTGGCCGAACAGTTCAAGCTCTACTCGCTGGTGATCGGAGCGCTGGCGGTGATCACCGTCAGCGGCGTCGTCTTCCTGCGCTATCGGAACCCCCGCGTCGCCGCGCCGATGATCGTCACCGCGATGTCTGAGGTGCTCATCCTGCTCGGCTTCGCGGCGCTGATACGCATGCCGCTCGATCTCTCTCACGTCGCCGGCTTCATCGCCGTGGTCGGGACCGGGGTGGACGACCTCGTCATCATCGCCGACGAGGTGATGGAGCAAGGCGACGTCAGCTCGAGGCGGGTGTTCGAATCCCGCTTCCGAAAGGCGTTCTGGGTCATCGGCGCCGCCGCGGCGACGACGATCATCGCCATGTCGCCACTGGCCGTCCTGAGCCTCGGGGATCTGCGCGGGTTCGCCATCATCACCATCCTCGGCGTGCTCGTCGGCGTGCTCATCACTCGGCCCGCCTACGGGGACATCCTCCAGCGGCTGTTGACGGACAAGTAG